The following coding sequences lie in one Mucilaginibacter sp. KACC 22773 genomic window:
- a CDS encoding AAA family ATPase, with protein MPHRSDVEAADALKLAYQQIRAEIGKVIIGQDEVVKFVLISIFSNGHCLLVGVPGLAKTLLVQTVSQVLDLDFKRIQFTPDLMPSDIIGSEILGEDRNFKFIPGPVFSNIILADEINRTPPKTQAALLEAMQEKAVTAAGITHKLAQPFFVLATQNPIEQEGTYPLPEAQLDRFMFNVTLNYPSFQEELQVVKNTTSTLKADVKKILNAEQIIYFQQLVRNIPVTDNVMEYAVKLVSKTRPNTQFATPQVNRLLTWGAGPRASQFLILGAKCHAVINGKYSPDIEDVQAVAKPILTHRIVRSYHAEAEGLSAANIIEGLF; from the coding sequence ATGCCACACCGCTCTGATGTTGAAGCCGCAGATGCTTTAAAGCTGGCCTACCAGCAAATACGTGCCGAAATTGGCAAAGTAATAATCGGGCAGGACGAGGTGGTAAAGTTTGTGCTGATATCTATTTTTAGTAACGGCCATTGTTTACTGGTAGGCGTACCCGGTTTGGCCAAAACGCTATTGGTACAAACGGTATCGCAGGTATTAGACCTTGATTTTAAACGCATCCAGTTTACGCCCGACCTGATGCCGTCTGACATCATAGGGTCTGAAATTTTAGGCGAAGACCGTAATTTTAAATTTATACCAGGCCCAGTTTTTAGCAATATTATCCTGGCCGATGAGATAAACCGTACCCCACCCAAAACGCAAGCCGCTTTATTGGAGGCTATGCAGGAGAAAGCGGTTACAGCCGCCGGCATCACCCATAAACTGGCCCAGCCATTTTTTGTATTAGCCACCCAAAACCCCATTGAACAGGAAGGTACCTATCCCCTGCCCGAAGCGCAACTGGATAGGTTTATGTTCAACGTAACGTTAAACTATCCCTCGTTTCAGGAAGAATTGCAGGTTGTTAAAAACACCACCAGCACTTTAAAGGCTGATGTTAAAAAAATATTGAACGCCGAGCAGATCATTTATTTTCAGCAACTGGTACGCAACATTCCGGTTACCGATAATGTGATGGAATATGCTGTAAAGCTGGTATCAAAAACCCGCCCCAATACCCAGTTTGCCACGCCGCAGGTAAACCGTTTATTAACATGGGGCGCCGGCCCAAGGGCATCACAATTTTTGATACTTGGCGCCAAATGCCATGCCGTTATCAACGGAAAATATTCACCCGATATTGAGGATGTACAAGCCGTTGCCAAACCTATTTTAACCCACCGTATTGTGCGCAGCTACCACGCCGAAGCGGAGGGCCTATCTGCCGCCAATATCATTGAGGGGCTGTTTTAA
- the msrB gene encoding peptide-methionine (R)-S-oxide reductase MsrB, which translates to MRLALIIFAILTGTACGANAQHLKSNKGHENNPYYSNTDTKHLAVSDAEWKKILSPALYATAREQATERPFTGRYWDKNARGTYFCAVCGNELFRSDAKFVSNCGWPSFYQAVRKNSVIYKEDNSLGMQRTEVICARCDSHLGHIFDDGPPPTGKRFCMNSISLDFQPDGLGK; encoded by the coding sequence ATGAGATTAGCACTAATAATATTTGCCATTTTAACCGGCACAGCATGTGGCGCCAATGCCCAACATCTAAAATCAAACAAAGGGCACGAGAACAACCCCTATTACTCCAATACCGATACCAAACATTTAGCTGTGAGTGATGCCGAGTGGAAAAAGATCCTGTCGCCTGCTTTATATGCCACTGCACGTGAACAGGCTACAGAAAGGCCATTTACGGGCCGATATTGGGACAAAAATGCCAGGGGTACCTACTTTTGCGCCGTTTGCGGTAACGAACTTTTTCGGTCGGATGCCAAGTTTGTCAGCAATTGTGGCTGGCCCAGCTTTTACCAGGCAGTGCGTAAAAACAGCGTGATTTATAAAGAAGATAACTCCCTGGGCATGCAGCGTACCGAGGTTATTTGCGCGCGCTGCGATTCGCACCTGGGCCATATTTTTGACGACGGTCCACCACCTACCGGCAAGCGCTTTTGTATGAACTCGATATCGCTGGATTTTCAGCCCGATGGCTTGGGCAAATAA
- a CDS encoding peptidylprolyl isomerase, translating into MRKLGLLVLGFISIISVAKAQVTLDATAAKPDTNTARTPGKTLDKIAAIVGNSPILLSDIELSYARYLVEGMQPNPAVKCQILQSLLTQKLLAQQAVIDSIDVKDDDIDASVDRRMREMMQRAGGQDKLEAFLGRSIIQYKDEIRPDMKEQMIAQKMQQKITEKLNVTPQDVKDYFNKMPKDSLPSFNKEVEVGEIVFQPKLSKEEKQLYKEKAEELLARVKKGEDFGTLARLYSQDPQSAVEGGDLGFADRTTFVKEFTANAFKLKAGEISPVFETDFGFHFLQVIERRGEQVHVRHILISPATTQASLDRAKAKADSIYTLMMAHKKDLDFSAAANFYSDDKETKFNGGMMLNAENVQTRTTFIPTDKLDPKVALVVDTMKVGSISKPDIFTGADGKKSYKILYLKSATDAHKANLAQDFPKLKDFAYQDKNTRVVNQWFDKRRKQTFIKIDPEYQTCDILKKWLTPPVTTTAQAK; encoded by the coding sequence ATGAGAAAGTTAGGGTTATTAGTTTTAGGGTTTATATCCATAATATCAGTTGCAAAGGCACAAGTTACATTAGATGCCACAGCAGCTAAACCAGATACCAACACGGCCAGAACACCAGGGAAAACATTAGATAAAATTGCCGCAATTGTTGGCAACAGCCCTATTTTATTGTCGGATATTGAACTATCATACGCCCGTTACCTGGTTGAGGGTATGCAGCCAAATCCGGCTGTAAAATGCCAGATACTGCAATCGTTATTAACACAAAAGCTATTGGCGCAACAAGCCGTTATTGATAGTATCGATGTAAAAGATGATGATATTGACGCCAGTGTTGACCGCCGTATGCGCGAAATGATGCAGCGTGCAGGTGGCCAGGATAAACTGGAAGCCTTTTTAGGCCGATCAATAATTCAGTACAAGGACGAGATTCGCCCCGACATGAAAGAGCAAATGATTGCTCAAAAAATGCAGCAAAAAATAACCGAAAAGCTAAATGTTACCCCACAGGATGTTAAAGATTATTTTAACAAAATGCCTAAGGATAGCTTGCCTTCATTCAACAAAGAGGTTGAGGTTGGCGAAATTGTTTTTCAGCCCAAACTAAGTAAAGAAGAAAAACAACTATATAAAGAAAAAGCCGAAGAACTACTTGCCCGCGTAAAAAAAGGCGAAGATTTTGGAACTTTAGCACGTTTGTACTCGCAAGATCCGCAATCGGCAGTTGAAGGTGGCGACCTTGGTTTTGCCGATCGTACTACATTTGTAAAAGAATTTACTGCCAATGCCTTTAAGCTTAAAGCCGGAGAGATTTCGCCCGTGTTTGAAACCGACTTTGGTTTTCACTTTTTACAGGTTATTGAGCGCCGTGGCGAGCAGGTACACGTAAGGCACATCCTGATATCGCCGGCTACTACCCAGGCCAGCTTGGATAGGGCCAAAGCAAAAGCCGATAGTATTTATACGCTGATGATGGCGCATAAAAAAGATCTTGATTTTTCTGCTGCCGCGAATTTTTATTCGGACGACAAAGAAACCAAATTTAACGGCGGTATGATGCTGAACGCCGAAAACGTACAAACCCGTACAACTTTTATTCCTACTGATAAGCTTGACCCTAAAGTTGCCCTGGTTGTTGATACCATGAAAGTTGGCAGTATATCTAAACCCGATATATTTACCGGCGCCGATGGTAAAAAAAGCTATAAAATACTATACCTTAAATCAGCAACCGATGCGCACAAAGCCAACCTTGCGCAGGATTTTCCTAAGCTGAAAGATTTTGCTTACCAGGATAAAAACACAAGGGTAGTAAACCAATGGTTTGATAAACGCCGTAAACAAACGTTCATCAAAATTGACCCTGAATATCAAACTTGCGACATATTGAAAAAGTGGTTAACACCTCCTGTAACAACAACTGCCCAAGCTAAATAA
- the msrA gene encoding peptide-methionine (S)-S-oxide reductase MsrA, whose amino-acid sequence MKKITFQVLLFVITGASVFARPIMKPNKLNALKLDTATFATGCFWCTEAKFQQIEGVVKVVSGFAGGHVANPSYKLVCTGTTGHAETCNIIYNPAKVTYDALLAAFFVAHDPTQLNRQGNDVGTQYRSAIFYHNAAQKQKAEYYINKLNAEKVYPNKIVTQVNPYTVFYKAEDYHQNYFNQNGEQPYCKYVIQPELEKFRSVFKGKLKK is encoded by the coding sequence ATGAAAAAAATAACATTTCAAGTACTGCTATTCGTCATTACCGGGGCATCGGTGTTTGCCCGGCCTATCATGAAACCCAACAAATTAAACGCGCTCAAACTTGATACCGCCACTTTCGCCACCGGCTGTTTCTGGTGTACCGAGGCCAAGTTTCAGCAGATAGAGGGTGTTGTAAAAGTTGTATCTGGTTTTGCAGGCGGCCACGTGGCCAACCCCAGTTATAAGCTGGTTTGCACCGGCACAACCGGCCATGCAGAAACCTGCAACATTATTTATAACCCGGCTAAAGTAACTTATGATGCACTGTTAGCAGCGTTTTTTGTAGCGCATGACCCAACACAGCTTAACCGCCAGGGTAATGATGTAGGTACGCAATACCGCTCGGCCATATTTTATCACAACGCGGCCCAAAAACAAAAAGCCGAATACTACATTAATAAGCTGAATGCCGAAAAGGTTTATCCCAACAAAATAGTTACCCAGGTAAATCCTTATACCGTATTTTACAAAGCCGAAGATTATCATCAAAACTATTTTAACCAAAATGGCGAGCAGCCTTATTGCAAATATGTGATACAGCCCGAACTGGAAAAATTCAGGAGTGTATTTAAAGGGAAATTAAAAAAATGA
- a CDS encoding leucine-rich repeat-containing protein kinase family protein codes for MQTLLQLQNGELKGATSLTLTEGLSHFPEEIFDLADTLERLDLSHNNISALPAHFGRLKKLKIFFCSENRFAILPEVLADCPLLDIAGFKSNQIAAVSAKSLNANLRWLILTNNRIADLPAAIGNCKRMQKLMLAGNQLSTLPRELSNCSNLELLRISANRLSELPQWLLRMPRLSWLAFSGNPFCTIPVVQPLDLIHWDDLDLKGHLGEGASGVIHKATWRNATAIQEVAIKIFKGAVTSDGSPDDEMDACIAADVHPGLVQLLGQIKGHPEGKKGLVMGLIPPSFYNLGQPPSLQTCTRDVFRETLSLTTRQIVKIAATIASVALQLHDRGIMHSDLYAHNTLIDNDANTLFGDFGAASFYDKNHSYIGPALERLEVRAFGCLLDDLLSLSNEPSNETLAKVGIIRDACMVDDVLLRPDFRYLNGELLKL; via the coding sequence ATGCAAACTTTATTACAATTACAAAACGGCGAACTGAAAGGTGCCACTTCGCTTACGCTTACAGAAGGACTGTCGCATTTCCCGGAAGAAATATTCGACCTGGCAGATACTTTAGAAAGGCTTGACCTATCGCATAACAACATCAGCGCACTACCTGCGCATTTTGGCAGGCTGAAAAAGTTGAAAATCTTTTTTTGTTCAGAAAATCGGTTTGCCATTTTACCCGAAGTTTTGGCCGACTGCCCCCTGCTGGATATTGCAGGCTTTAAATCAAACCAAATAGCTGCTGTTTCTGCAAAATCACTCAATGCCAACCTGCGCTGGCTTATACTTACCAACAACAGGATTGCGGATTTGCCTGCCGCTATTGGCAACTGCAAAAGGATGCAAAAGCTGATGCTTGCCGGCAATCAACTGAGCACATTGCCAAGGGAGCTTAGCAATTGCAGCAACCTGGAATTGCTCCGAATTTCTGCTAATAGGCTAAGTGAATTGCCCCAATGGCTTTTACGTATGCCCAGGCTTTCATGGCTGGCATTTTCCGGGAATCCATTTTGTACCATTCCTGTTGTACAGCCCCTTGATCTTATCCATTGGGATGACCTGGATTTGAAAGGGCACCTTGGCGAAGGCGCATCTGGCGTTATACACAAAGCCACCTGGCGCAACGCTACAGCAATACAAGAGGTAGCCATAAAAATTTTTAAAGGTGCTGTTACCAGCGATGGCTCGCCCGACGATGAAATGGATGCTTGCATAGCCGCTGATGTTCACCCCGGGCTGGTACAACTGTTGGGGCAAATAAAAGGGCATCCCGAAGGTAAAAAAGGCCTGGTAATGGGGTTAATCCCTCCATCTTTTTATAACCTCGGCCAGCCTCCGAGTTTACAAACCTGCACCCGCGATGTTTTTAGGGAAACCCTTTCACTCACAACCCGCCAAATAGTCAAAATTGCCGCTACAATTGCATCCGTTGCGCTCCAGCTACATGACAGGGGTATTATGCACAGCGATTTGTACGCCCACAACACCCTCATTGATAATGATGCAAACACGCTGTTTGGCGATTTTGGGGCTGCTTCCTTTTATGATAAAAACCATAGCTACATAGGCCCGGCACTTGAACGGCTTGAGGTAAGGGCGTTTGGATGTTTACTTGACGATTTGCTTAGCTTAAGTAACGAACCAAGCAACGAAACCCTGGCAAAGGTTGGTATTATCAGGGATGCATGTATGGTAGATGATGTTTTATTGAGGCCGGATTTTCGCTATTTAAATGGCGAGTTGCTAAAGTTATAA